One region of Mesomycoplasma ovipneumoniae genomic DNA includes:
- a CDS encoding P68 family surface lipoprotein, whose amino-acid sequence MKKINKFKSIFLKTAISLGPVSSLAILTSCFSNSNHTELKSQKDNPLHFETENDNTIDFRVIFGPTDNRTKALKAIFEKWNEKSEVKDKQAGFLPVKLENIAANYINDQTNLITLLEVKDTKKLPNLTLNYPALAANLNKHGMILDLNSQSDLAQTIKNSYDERFLAETKNLPEIDQNTLPFLPILKTSKALLLDKPVLSYILESAKTSTNFKISESDKTRVENLDPKKTDLEYIKKVWGQYKSFPSDQGGFDGYTFSFEKFNNYKDLIDFLSRVRKSFPDAEKGSQTEKVNFLLGLNDTAALFFFVAFAQADGEYENSSYFKNLDGSSLNYTNLFDETSTNHQNAKKAYEILVDLVKNKLLGPTSGTTKASEFLKNHQLVFAITSTSDYSRNFEKQGQNFLRLKVNTKTFDYPVGSKSKIWKIVSEENMPANAIAKVHQILDNSTGYVYEGNSFSVTGNEIFLSKTDDADLIQKIKEAIKSKPNLNRFNFLAIDSDFDKWINDRLKEESNTSSLYVESEKNKVKLINQPENAFIFSGSPKKLNEDELEFLNEPSKTQESNKFNIVTSQGPSLIGFYNNPTENEATLNFVKWFISEKIEFNGANNKKMVVTPSDFLAFSASNINPTKANLESNFDENPAFAANNAFKVAYEQFQNQLKNPEKYRVFTEPAGIDSNVFRKATLGSISQLYNQFLANPNLNLEFDTFLKILKQNIGASVKLNKEKTEKNTQK is encoded by the coding sequence ACAATCGATTTTCGCGTAATTTTTGGGCCTACAGATAATCGAACTAAAGCTCTAAAAGCAATTTTTGAAAAATGAAATGAAAAATCCGAAGTTAAAGACAAACAGGCAGGATTTTTACCGGTAAAATTAGAAAATATCGCGGCAAATTACATCAATGATCAAACTAATTTAATAACACTCTTAGAAGTTAAAGATACAAAAAAACTACCAAATTTAACACTAAATTACCCAGCTCTGGCGGCTAATTTGAATAAACACGGTATGATTTTGGATCTAAATTCCCAAAGTGATTTAGCCCAAACAATTAAAAATAGTTATGATGAAAGATTTCTGGCTGAAACAAAAAATTTACCGGAAATTGACCAAAATACACTACCTTTTTTACCAATACTAAAAACTTCAAAGGCACTTTTGCTTGACAAACCGGTTTTATCATACATACTAGAATCAGCAAAAACAAGTACTAATTTTAAAATTAGCGAATCTGATAAAACACGAGTTGAAAATTTAGATCCAAAAAAAACTGATCTTGAATACATCAAAAAAGTCTGAGGTCAATACAAAAGTTTTCCTTCAGATCAAGGCGGTTTTGACGGTTATACTTTTAGTTTTGAAAAATTCAATAATTATAAAGACCTTATTGATTTTTTAAGTCGAGTTAGAAAATCATTCCCAGATGCCGAAAAAGGCAGTCAAACCGAAAAAGTTAACTTTTTACTCGGACTAAATGACACAGCCGCATTGTTCTTTTTTGTAGCATTTGCCCAAGCAGATGGTGAATATGAAAATTCAAGTTATTTTAAAAATCTTGATGGTAGCTCACTAAACTACACAAATCTTTTTGATGAGACAAGCACAAATCACCAAAATGCAAAAAAAGCCTATGAAATATTAGTAGATTTAGTAAAAAATAAATTACTTGGTCCAACAAGCGGCACAACTAAGGCTAGTGAATTTTTAAAAAATCACCAATTAGTTTTTGCAATTACTTCAACAAGTGATTATTCACGTAACTTTGAAAAACAAGGACAAAATTTTTTACGTCTAAAAGTTAATACAAAAACTTTTGACTACCCGGTTGGCTCAAAATCTAAAATTTGAAAAATAGTAAGTGAAGAAAATATGCCTGCAAATGCAATTGCAAAAGTTCACCAAATTTTAGATAATTCAACCGGTTATGTTTATGAAGGAAATTCATTTTCTGTAACAGGGAATGAGATTTTTTTAAGCAAAACTGATGATGCAGATTTAATTCAGAAAATAAAAGAAGCTATAAAATCAAAGCCTAATTTAAACCGTTTTAATTTTTTAGCAATTGATTCTGATTTTGACAAGTGAATTAATGATAGACTCAAAGAGGAATCAAATACCTCTTCACTTTATGTTGAATCAGAAAAAAACAAAGTTAAACTCATTAACCAACCTGAAAATGCTTTTATTTTTTCAGGTTCACCTAAAAAACTTAATGAAGACGAGTTAGAGTTTCTCAACGAACCTTCAAAAACACAAGAATCAAATAAATTTAATATCGTTACATCCCAAGGACCATCTTTGATTGGATTTTACAATAATCCAACCGAAAATGAAGCCACACTTAACTTTGTTAAATGATTTATTTCGGAAAAAATTGAATTTAACGGAGCAAATAACAAAAAAATGGTTGTAACTCCGAGCGATTTTTTAGCATTTTCAGCTTCAAACATAAATCCAACTAAGGCAAATTTGGAATCAAATTTTGATGAAAATCCAGCGTTTGCAGCGAATAATGCTTTCAAAGTTGCTTATGAACAATTCCAAAATCAGTTAAAAAACCCTGAAAAATATCGAGTTTTTACCGAACCTGCAGGAATTGACTCAAATGTTTTCCGAAAAGCAACTTTAGGAAGTATTTCTCAACTTTACAATCAGTTTTTAGCCAACCCGAATTTAAATCTTGAGTTTGATACTTTTCTTAAAATTTTAAAGCAGAATATCGGCGCATCAGTTAAGTTAAACAAAGAAAAAACAGAAAAAAATACACAAAAATAA